In the genome of Chryseobacterium oryzae, one region contains:
- the groL gene encoding chaperonin GroEL (60 kDa chaperone family; promotes refolding of misfolded polypeptides especially under stressful conditions; forms two stacked rings of heptamers to form a barrel-shaped 14mer; ends can be capped by GroES; misfolded proteins enter the barrel where they are refolded when GroES binds): protein MAKEIKFDIESRDALKRGVDALANAVKVTLGPKGRNVVIEKSFGAPHVTKDGVSVAKEIELEDRVENMGAQMVKEVASKTNDIAGDGTTTATVLAQAIVREGLKNVAAGANPMDLKRGIDKAVTAVVENLKSQSKTVGDSTEMVKQVASVSANNDETIGALIAEAFGKVGKEGVITVEEAKGIDTTVDVVEGMQFDRGYQSPYFVTNPEKMLAELENPYILLVEKKISSMKELLPVLEPIAQGGKSLLIISEEVEGEALATLVVNKLRGSLKIAAVKAPGFGDRRKAMLEDIAILTGGQVISEEQGFTMENISLDMLGTAEKVTIDKDNTTVVNGGGEEAKIKGRVNQIKAQMETTTSDYDREKLQERLAKLAGGVAVLYVGAASEVEMKEKKDRVDDALHATRAAVEEGIVAGGGVALVRAIASLNDLSGTNADENTGIKIVKRAIEEPLRQIVANAGGEGSVIVAKVSEGTADFGYNAKTDEYVNMLEAGIIDPTKVTRVALENAASVSGMLLTTECVITEVKKDEPAMPMGGGMPGMM, encoded by the coding sequence ATGGCAAAAGAAATAAAATTCGATATTGAATCAAGAGACGCTTTAAAAAGAGGGGTTGATGCATTGGCTAATGCAGTAAAAGTAACTTTAGGACCAAAAGGGAGAAATGTAGTGATCGAAAAATCTTTCGGTGCACCTCACGTAACTAAAGACGGTGTTTCTGTTGCAAAAGAAATCGAACTTGAAGACAGAGTAGAAAACATGGGAGCGCAAATGGTAAAAGAAGTGGCTTCCAAAACTAATGATATTGCAGGAGACGGTACTACTACCGCTACTGTTTTGGCACAGGCTATCGTAAGAGAAGGTCTTAAAAACGTAGCTGCAGGGGCAAATCCAATGGATTTGAAAAGAGGAATCGACAAAGCTGTAACTGCTGTAGTTGAAAACTTAAAATCTCAGTCTAAAACTGTTGGAGATTCTACAGAAATGGTGAAGCAGGTTGCTTCAGTTTCTGCGAATAACGACGAAACTATCGGTGCTTTAATCGCTGAAGCTTTCGGAAAAGTGGGTAAAGAAGGAGTTATTACTGTAGAAGAAGCTAAAGGTATCGATACAACTGTTGATGTTGTAGAAGGTATGCAGTTTGACAGAGGTTACCAATCGCCATATTTTGTAACTAACCCTGAGAAAATGTTAGCTGAACTTGAAAATCCTTACATTCTTTTAGTAGAGAAAAAAATCTCTTCAATGAAAGAATTGCTTCCTGTTCTTGAACCAATCGCTCAAGGTGGTAAATCTTTATTAATTATCTCTGAAGAAGTTGAAGGGGAAGCTTTGGCAACTTTAGTAGTAAATAAATTAAGAGGTTCTCTTAAAATTGCGGCTGTAAAAGCTCCAGGATTTGGTGACAGAAGAAAAGCTATGTTGGAAGACATCGCAATCTTAACTGGCGGTCAGGTAATTTCTGAAGAGCAAGGTTTCACAATGGAAAACATTTCTTTGGATATGTTGGGAACTGCTGAAAAAGTAACTATTGATAAAGACAACACAACTGTAGTAAACGGTGGTGGTGAAGAAGCTAAAATTAAAGGTAGAGTAAACCAGATCAAAGCTCAGATGGAAACTACTACTTCTGATTACGACAGAGAAAAACTTCAGGAAAGACTGGCTAAATTAGCTGGTGGTGTTGCCGTTCTTTACGTTGGTGCAGCTTCTGAAGTTGAAATGAAAGAGAAAAAAGATAGAGTAGATGATGCACTTCACGCTACAAGAGCAGCAGTTGAAGAAGGTATCGTAGCTGGTGGTGGTGTTGCTTTGGTAAGAGCTATCGCTTCTCTAAACGATCTTTCTGGTACTAATGCAGACGAAAATACAGGGATCAAAATCGTAAAAAGAGCCATTGAAGAGCCATTGAGACAAATCGTTGCTAACGCAGGAGGTGAAGGTTCTGTAATCGTTGCTAAAGTTTCTGAAGGAACTGCAGATTTCGGATACAATGCTAAAACCGACGAGTATGTAAATATGCTTGAAGCAGGTATCATCGACCCTACAAAAGTAACAAGAGTTGCCCTTGAAAACGCAGCTTCTGTTTCCGGAATGCTTTTAACAACTGAATGTGTAATTACTGAAGTGAAAAAAGACGAACCAGCTATGCCAATGGGTGGTGGAATGCCAGGAATGATGTAG
- a CDS encoding co-chaperone GroES: protein MSVNFRPLADRVLVEPIAAETKTASGIIIPDTAKEKPQEGTVVAVGPGKKDEPTTVKVGDKVLYGKYSGSELKLDGKDFLIVKEGDLLGIIG from the coding sequence ATGTCAGTAAACTTTAGACCATTAGCAGACAGAGTTTTGGTAGAACCAATCGCTGCAGAAACTAAAACAGCTTCAGGTATTATTATTCCGGACACTGCAAAAGAAAAACCTCAGGAAGGTACTGTAGTAGCGGTAGGTCCAGGTAAAAAAGACGAGCCTACAACTGTAAAAGTGGGAGACAAAGTTCTTTATGGAAAATATTCTGGTTCTGAATTAAAATTAGACGGAAAAGATTTTTTAATTGTTAAAGAAGGAGACCTTTTAGGAATTATCGGATAA
- a CDS encoding M1 family metallopeptidase: protein MKLQVTALSVFLYFGVSAQQIQNNPGSNHGNKFEQLGTILPTPNVYRTASGAPGHAYWQNRADYEIFAYLDEDKRNLKGSETVTYYNNSPDDLDYIWLQLDENQQSTVKKADYQFSSTLPKSLNDQQLKVSELPVKDNGYGVTLEKVTDASGNSLLYTVNKTMMRIDLPKSLKKGEKFVFKVDWNYNIPNRIKMGGRGGYENFAEDGNDLYTITQWFPRMCVYSDFHGWQNHQFTGRGEFALVFGNYKVSINVPSDHIVGGTGECKNYDLVLSSEQLLRYKKAQTSNEPIEIVTLDEAKKAEKNHSKQRKTWVFEAKDVRDFAWTSSRKFVWDGMGVLIPENNNKVMAMSFYPKEAYGLYRKFSTKAVAHTIKTYSEFTIPYPYPVAQSVEAANGMEYPMICFNYGRTEKDGTYSEGTKNGMIGVIIHEVGHNFFPMIINSDERQWSWMDEGLNTFTEYLTEEKWDNKFPSKRGPAWTIVDYMKLPKNQLEPIMSNSENIIQFGPNAYAKPATGLNILRETIMGRELFDKAFKTYSKRWAFRHPEPADLFRTMEDASGEDLDWFWRGWFYGTDPVDIAIDKVTIATPDFEVSQPEKEIKYKVEKPIQNEFDDISKQRNREDKNISFEVEKDKSLQDFYYKYDRGQEKIDTNKEYSFKSDGNESLDKKDQEKFRNMTAYQIDFTNKGGMVMPIILEFTFEDGSKLKDKSSAQIWRHNEQKVSKTFYFDKKIKSIQLDPMRETADIDTSNNFWSNDGSSAENSKFQVFKEKQKATVRGGANGKVNPMQAAGKKN from the coding sequence ATGAAACTACAGGTTACTGCCCTTTCAGTATTTTTATATTTTGGTGTTTCCGCACAGCAAATTCAGAATAATCCTGGAAGCAACCACGGAAATAAATTCGAGCAACTGGGAACCATTCTTCCCACTCCCAATGTTTACAGAACAGCTTCCGGAGCTCCGGGGCATGCATATTGGCAAAACAGAGCCGATTACGAAATTTTCGCTTATTTGGATGAAGACAAAAGAAATCTTAAAGGTTCTGAAACGGTTACCTATTACAACAATTCTCCGGATGATTTAGACTACATTTGGCTACAGCTGGATGAAAACCAACAGTCTACAGTAAAAAAAGCAGACTATCAGTTCTCTTCTACTCTTCCGAAATCTTTGAATGATCAACAGCTGAAAGTTTCTGAGCTTCCCGTAAAAGACAATGGCTATGGAGTTACTTTGGAAAAAGTTACGGATGCATCTGGAAATTCTTTACTGTACACAGTCAACAAGACAATGATGCGTATTGACTTGCCTAAAAGTCTGAAAAAAGGAGAAAAATTTGTTTTTAAAGTAGACTGGAATTACAATATCCCGAACCGAATAAAAATGGGTGGTCGTGGCGGTTACGAAAATTTCGCAGAAGACGGCAATGATTTGTACACCATTACCCAGTGGTTCCCGAGAATGTGTGTTTACAGCGATTTTCACGGGTGGCAAAATCATCAGTTTACAGGTAGAGGAGAATTTGCGTTAGTTTTCGGAAACTACAAAGTATCTATCAATGTTCCTTCAGATCATATTGTGGGCGGAACCGGGGAGTGCAAAAATTATGATCTGGTTCTTAGTTCAGAACAATTATTGAGGTATAAAAAAGCACAGACTTCTAATGAACCCATTGAAATTGTAACGCTAGACGAAGCTAAAAAAGCAGAAAAAAATCATTCTAAACAGAGAAAAACATGGGTTTTTGAAGCTAAAGATGTTAGAGATTTCGCTTGGACTTCTTCCCGAAAGTTTGTGTGGGACGGTATGGGAGTTTTAATTCCGGAAAACAATAATAAAGTAATGGCAATGAGTTTCTATCCTAAAGAAGCTTATGGTTTGTACAGAAAATTTTCTACGAAAGCGGTGGCTCATACCATCAAAACATACTCAGAATTTACAATTCCTTATCCATATCCTGTAGCTCAATCGGTGGAAGCAGCCAATGGAATGGAATATCCTATGATCTGCTTTAACTATGGAAGAACCGAAAAAGACGGCACTTATTCCGAAGGCACAAAAAATGGAATGATTGGGGTTATCATTCATGAAGTGGGGCACAACTTTTTCCCGATGATTATCAATTCAGACGAAAGACAGTGGAGCTGGATGGATGAAGGTTTAAATACTTTTACAGAATATTTAACAGAAGAAAAATGGGACAATAAATTCCCTTCTAAACGAGGACCCGCTTGGACGATTGTGGATTATATGAAACTTCCGAAAAACCAACTGGAACCTATCATGAGCAATTCGGAAAACATTATTCAGTTTGGCCCGAACGCTTATGCAAAACCGGCAACGGGATTGAATATCCTTCGTGAAACCATTATGGGAAGAGAACTTTTTGATAAAGCTTTCAAAACATATTCGAAAAGATGGGCATTCAGACATCCTGAACCTGCAGATTTATTCAGAACAATGGAAGATGCAAGCGGCGAAGATCTCGACTGGTTCTGGAGAGGCTGGTTTTACGGAACAGATCCTGTAGATATTGCTATAGATAAAGTTACCATTGCAACACCAGATTTCGAAGTTTCGCAACCAGAAAAAGAGATAAAATATAAGGTTGAAAAACCTATACAAAATGAGTTTGATGATATATCCAAACAAAGAAACAGAGAAGATAAAAACATTAGTTTTGAAGTCGAAAAAGATAAAAGTCTTCAGGATTTCTACTATAAATATGACCGTGGTCAGGAAAAAATAGACACCAATAAAGAATATTCTTTTAAATCTGACGGAAATGAATCTTTAGACAAAAAGGATCAAGAAAAGTTCAGAAACATGACTGCATATCAAATTGATTTCACCAATAAAGGCGGAATGGTAATGCCTATTATTCTTGAATTTACTTTTGAAGACGGCTCAAAATTAAAAGATAAATCTTCAGCACAAATTTGGAGGCACAATGAACAGAAAGTATCTAAAACTTTTTATTTTGATAAGAAAATAAAATCTATTCAGCTGGATCCAATGCGAGAAACTGCGGATATTGATACCTCTAACAACTTTTGGAGTAATGATGGAAGTTCTGCAGAAAATTCTAAATTCCAAGTATTTAAAGAAAAACAAAAAGCAACCGTAAGAGGCGGAGCCAACGGAAAAGTAAACCCGATGCAGGCCGCTGGAAAGAAAAACTAA
- a CDS encoding HupE/UreJ family protein produces the protein MQDFLFYLKLGWEHIISLDALDHQLFVLALIAVYTSKDWKKILVLVTAFTIGHSITLALSILDIVRVSSDWVEFLIPLTIVLTSFGNIINKNNNKSKSNFNYYLALFFGLIHGMGFANTARVMIAKSQSIAVPLLGFNIGLELGQIVIVLGILLLLFILLDVFKINKKDWILFVSSGVFALSMKMTLERIPF, from the coding sequence ATGCAGGACTTTTTATTTTATCTGAAACTTGGCTGGGAACATATTATTTCTCTTGATGCTCTAGATCATCAGCTTTTCGTTTTAGCGTTAATTGCAGTCTACACATCCAAAGACTGGAAAAAAATTCTTGTTTTGGTAACTGCTTTTACCATTGGGCATTCCATCACGCTTGCTTTAAGCATTTTAGATATTGTACGAGTTTCTTCAGATTGGGTGGAGTTTTTAATTCCGCTGACGATTGTTTTAACGTCTTTTGGAAATATTATTAACAAAAACAACAATAAATCCAAAAGCAATTTCAATTATTATCTGGCATTATTTTTTGGTTTAATTCATGGGATGGGATTTGCCAATACCGCAAGAGTAATGATAGCCAAAAGCCAAAGTATTGCAGTTCCTTTATTAGGATTCAATATTGGGTTGGAACTTGGGCAGATTGTAATTGTTTTAGGTATTTTACTTCTGCTGTTTATTCTTTTAGATGTATTTAAGATTAATAAAAAAGACTGGATTCTTTTTGTTTCCTCGGGTGTTTTTGCACTTTCTATGAAGATGACTTTAGAAAGAATTCCTTTTTAA
- a CDS encoding DUF6702 family protein translates to MKKFFVFLLPLLFLFSFTKSKHPYHVGSVEVNYNSKSKSFEVTGRFFLDDLENALSKKYGKSLHFNDAKYKSQLDEAIKNYSLDYFKLRNNNQFLKVNYIGYEEDSESVNIYLESEKTESPKKVEAAVSFLYNLFDDQINLVHIIVNGSRKSEKLTYPNRYVFQQF, encoded by the coding sequence ATGAAAAAGTTTTTTGTTTTTTTGCTTCCGCTTTTATTTTTGTTCTCTTTTACAAAATCCAAACATCCGTATCATGTTGGCTCGGTTGAGGTTAATTATAATTCTAAATCCAAATCTTTTGAGGTTACCGGGAGATTTTTTCTGGATGATCTGGAAAATGCTTTGTCTAAAAAATATGGCAAATCTCTTCATTTTAATGATGCGAAATATAAAAGTCAGCTCGATGAGGCAATTAAAAATTACAGTTTAGATTATTTTAAACTTAGAAATAATAATCAGTTTTTGAAGGTGAATTATATCGGTTACGAAGAAGACAGCGAATCTGTAAATATCTATCTTGAATCTGAGAAAACAGAAAGCCCCAAAAAAGTTGAGGCCGCAGTAAGCTTTTTGTATAATTTATTCGATGATCAGATCAATTTGGTTCATATCATCGTAAATGGAAGCCGTAAAAGTGAAAAATTGACTTATCCCAACAGATACGTATTTCAGCAATTTTAA
- a CDS encoding acyl carrier protein phosphodiesterase, whose amino-acid sequence MNFLAHSFLTFNDGQIVGQFLEDFIRNKERFNFPKDIQDGITLHRAIDTFTDAHPAIHEAKKVFSPLVRLYAGAFVDVSMDYFLATDFKLHSLNGWKKHSLNVYRVLNENLHYFPETFKRMLTKMEQDDWLFNYREDWGIKFSIQNVLNKAKYLEKDIPVFEAFLDNKNILQNCYNEFFPDLLAHAKVENALLQLQK is encoded by the coding sequence ATGAATTTTCTTGCCCATTCTTTTCTAACCTTTAATGACGGACAAATTGTCGGGCAGTTTCTCGAAGATTTTATCCGTAATAAAGAGCGGTTTAATTTTCCAAAAGACATTCAGGACGGCATTACTCTCCACAGAGCTATAGATACTTTTACTGATGCGCATCCTGCCATTCATGAAGCTAAAAAAGTATTCAGTCCTTTGGTAAGATTATACGCAGGAGCATTTGTAGATGTTTCTATGGACTATTTCTTGGCTACCGACTTCAAATTACATTCTTTGAACGGCTGGAAAAAGCATTCTCTAAACGTATACCGCGTACTTAACGAGAATTTACATTACTTTCCTGAAACTTTTAAAAGAATGCTGACTAAAATGGAACAAGACGACTGGCTTTTTAACTACCGTGAAGATTGGGGAATTAAGTTCAGTATTCAGAATGTGTTGAATAAAGCTAAGTATTTGGAAAAAGACATCCCTGTTTTCGAGGCTTTTTTAGACAATAAAAATATCCTGCAAAATTGCTACAACGAATTTTTTCCGGATCTTTTAGCACATGCAAAGGTAGAGAATGCATTGCTGCAACTTCAAAAATAA
- a CDS encoding zinc-dependent metalloprotease, whose protein sequence is MKNNITFLMLFCSIIMFSQNKIFQNNIGENSLNPNQKIDKKLSETYLSTKYYIQSSFDIKSDLTIILPSNREIQAEFSRSFKYSNGSESSIFTVQNEPNSELVLSKAGNAITGMYASSLGEKIIFHQLENNLFAVSKVSEASFIQKDSNGVDFVMPTSGISQKVNSNVCLDATPVCPSTTIDVLIVYTTDAKNVWGGVSQSNSFAATAITNFNIALNNSGVTNTFINLVYSGEIIYAESGDLSIDLANFRNNGDGQLDDVHTLRTTYGADLCALVTSTPTNTCGLGYLNTNPTNYSSNIAFSVSLVNCVVSNYSLSHEMGHNMGLRHDWYVDTSTTPCSNYHGYSNQTAITGGTSSTPSQRWRTIMAYNNECANSGISCTRVNKWANPAVNYNSEPTGIAVGNPNPSNEAVGFSKFACVVSQFMPTANLGTFEVGNKDVKDFSIFPNPAKDEINIWIKNDESYIFKVINVLGQTVASSNHKTINLRGLPSGEYFLNVYNDKNTFVASKKFIIK, encoded by the coding sequence ATGAAGAATAACATTACTTTTTTGATGCTTTTTTGCAGCATCATTATGTTTTCCCAAAACAAAATATTCCAAAACAATATCGGTGAAAACAGCCTAAATCCTAATCAGAAGATTGATAAAAAGCTTTCTGAAACTTACCTTTCAACCAAATATTATATACAGTCTTCTTTCGATATAAAGTCTGATCTTACAATAATTTTACCTTCCAACAGAGAAATTCAGGCTGAATTTTCAAGAAGTTTTAAATATAGCAATGGCAGCGAATCTTCCATTTTTACTGTACAAAACGAACCAAATTCTGAATTGGTTCTGTCTAAAGCAGGAAATGCCATAACCGGGATGTATGCTTCTTCGTTGGGAGAAAAAATTATTTTTCATCAGTTAGAAAACAATCTTTTTGCTGTTTCTAAAGTGAGTGAAGCTTCATTTATTCAAAAAGATTCTAATGGAGTTGATTTTGTTATGCCCACTTCGGGGATTTCCCAAAAAGTGAATTCAAATGTATGTTTAGATGCTACACCCGTTTGTCCATCTACCACAATTGATGTTCTCATTGTGTATACAACCGATGCAAAGAATGTTTGGGGTGGCGTTTCACAAAGTAACTCTTTTGCAGCAACAGCAATTACCAATTTTAATATCGCTTTAAATAATTCCGGAGTTACCAATACATTCATCAATCTTGTTTATTCTGGAGAAATCATTTATGCAGAATCTGGAGATTTGTCTATAGATTTAGCTAATTTCAGAAATAATGGTGATGGCCAACTAGATGATGTTCATACATTAAGAACTACTTACGGTGCAGATCTTTGTGCCTTAGTTACATCTACCCCTACAAATACCTGCGGATTAGGTTATCTTAATACCAATCCTACCAACTATTCTTCCAATATAGCTTTTTCTGTTTCGTTAGTCAACTGTGTGGTAAGCAACTACAGTCTTTCTCACGAAATGGGACATAATATGGGTCTCAGACACGATTGGTATGTAGATACAAGCACTACTCCGTGCAGCAATTATCATGGCTACAGCAATCAAACCGCTATTACGGGAGGAACATCCAGCACTCCTTCCCAAAGATGGAGAACCATAATGGCTTATAATAACGAATGTGCAAACAGCGGAATTAGCTGTACAAGAGTCAACAAATGGGCGAACCCAGCAGTAAATTACAACTCCGAACCTACAGGTATTGCGGTAGGAAATCCAAACCCTTCCAATGAAGCAGTAGGTTTTTCTAAATTTGCCTGTGTTGTTTCACAGTTTATGCCGACAGCCAATTTGGGAACTTTTGAAGTTGGAAATAAGGATGTAAAAGATTTTAGCATTTTCCCTAATCCCGCCAAGGATGAAATTAATATCTGGATTAAAAATGATGAGTCTTATATTTTTAAAGTCATTAATGTTTTGGGGCAAACTGTGGCTTCGAGCAACCATAAAACCATCAATCTAAGAGGTTTACCTTCTGGAGAATATTTTCTGAATGTTTACAACGATAAAAACACCTTTGTAGCAAGCAAAAAGTTTATTATAAAATAA
- the radA gene encoding DNA repair protein RadA, with product MAKLKTAYFCQNCGSQYPQWSGQCKNCGEWNTLVEEIVEKTSSKTPPFSKSKQHVINIIEVEAVEEPRIKTPSDELNRVLGGGIVLGSVTLIGGEPGIGKSTLLLQLALKMKKKIFYVSGEESASQIKMRADRLAEIKNPNCFLFTETNLEKILHEAKKLEPDFVIIDSIQTLQSQLIESSPGTVSQIRECSNEIIKYAKENNVPVFLVGHITKDGQIAGPKVLEHMVDVVLNFDGDRNHLFRLLRANKNRFGSTSEIGIYEMISQGLKEIKNPSEILITKKFEELSGNSVAVTLEGNRPMLLEIQALVSSAVYGTPQRSCTGFDSKRLNMLLAVLEKRAGFQLGAKDVFLNITGGIKTDDPALDLAVVASILSSNEDIAISEQFCFAGEIGLSGEIRPVAQVEQRITEAEKLGYEKIFVSNLNKIPKRKFGIKIEEVSKVEDFHERLF from the coding sequence ATGGCAAAACTTAAAACAGCATATTTCTGTCAGAATTGTGGTTCGCAATATCCGCAATGGTCGGGGCAATGCAAAAACTGCGGAGAATGGAATACTTTAGTGGAAGAAATTGTAGAAAAAACCTCATCCAAAACTCCCCCATTTTCCAAATCGAAGCAGCATGTTATTAACATTATCGAAGTTGAAGCAGTAGAAGAACCTAGAATAAAAACTCCTTCCGATGAGCTCAACCGTGTTCTAGGAGGCGGAATTGTTCTTGGATCGGTTACTTTAATCGGCGGCGAACCAGGAATTGGGAAATCTACCCTTTTATTGCAGCTTGCACTCAAAATGAAGAAAAAAATATTCTATGTTTCGGGAGAAGAAAGTGCTTCGCAAATAAAAATGAGAGCAGACCGTTTGGCAGAAATTAAAAATCCCAACTGTTTTCTTTTTACGGAAACCAATCTTGAAAAAATTCTGCATGAAGCCAAAAAACTGGAGCCTGATTTTGTCATTATCGACTCTATACAAACCTTACAGTCCCAATTAATTGAAAGTTCACCCGGAACAGTTTCACAAATCCGAGAATGCTCCAACGAAATTATTAAATACGCCAAAGAAAACAATGTCCCTGTATTTCTGGTTGGTCACATCACCAAAGACGGTCAAATTGCCGGTCCGAAAGTTTTAGAACACATGGTAGACGTAGTTCTGAACTTCGATGGCGACAGAAACCATCTTTTCAGACTGTTAAGAGCTAATAAAAACCGTTTCGGATCTACCTCGGAAATTGGTATTTACGAAATGATTTCTCAAGGTCTGAAAGAAATAAAAAATCCTTCTGAAATTTTAATCACCAAAAAATTTGAAGAACTTTCCGGAAATTCGGTTGCGGTAACTTTAGAAGGAAACAGACCGATGCTGCTAGAAATTCAGGCTTTGGTAAGCAGTGCCGTTTACGGAACTCCGCAAAGAAGCTGCACAGGTTTCGATTCTAAAAGGCTTAATATGCTTCTTGCAGTTCTGGAAAAGAGAGCAGGCTTTCAATTGGGTGCAAAAGATGTATTCTTAAACATTACCGGAGGTATAAAAACAGACGATCCCGCATTAGATTTAGCAGTTGTAGCATCCATTTTATCGAGCAATGAAGATATTGCTATTTCCGAACAGTTCTGTTTTGCCGGAGAAATTGGGCTAAGCGGAGAAATTCGTCCTGTGGCTCAGGTAGAACAAAGAATTACAGAAGCTGAAAAATTAGGCTATGAAAAAATTTTTGTGTCTAACCTTAATAAAATTCCTAAAAGAAAATTCGGAATTAAGATTGAAGAAGTAAGCAAAGTGGAAGATTTTCACGAAAGACTTTTTTAA
- a CDS encoding 2,3-butanediol dehydrogenase, with the protein MKAARWYAAKDVRVEETAEPVVGTKQIKIEVKFAGICGSDLHEYVHGPNLIPSTEPYPLNNHFGVTTLGHEFSGVVTEVSEDSQTDIKPGDRVVVEPIFKNPKSPFVNSGEYNLSEPLGFVGLSANGGFAPFVVVEDYMVHKIPDSMTFEQGALVEPAAVAVYSVMQSGLKMGESCAIFGAGPIGLLCLQAAMAAGAGKTFVIDVSEKRLQKAKELGADYIINGLDTDIPEQIRKITGLGVDRVIDAAGVQSTFTNGMKALRNGGTNLLVALFGKPVTFDAFDAVCLEKTVKGVIAYRNIFPQVIQLIDSKKMDVEKLVTRKITLDNIVNDGFEALIKDPSEVKILIDIANS; encoded by the coding sequence ATGAAAGCAGCAAGATGGTACGCCGCAAAAGATGTACGTGTAGAAGAAACAGCCGAACCCGTTGTAGGCACAAAACAAATTAAGATTGAAGTAAAATTTGCAGGAATTTGTGGTTCAGATTTACATGAATATGTACACGGACCCAATCTTATCCCTTCAACAGAACCTTATCCTTTAAACAATCATTTTGGAGTAACCACTTTAGGACACGAATTTTCCGGCGTAGTTACCGAAGTTTCAGAAGACTCTCAAACCGACATTAAGCCTGGAGACAGAGTGGTTGTAGAGCCTATATTTAAAAATCCGAAAAGCCCTTTTGTAAACAGTGGAGAATACAATCTTTCTGAACCTCTGGGATTTGTAGGTTTAAGTGCCAACGGAGGTTTTGCTCCTTTTGTTGTTGTAGAAGATTATATGGTACACAAAATCCCAGACAGCATGACTTTCGAACAGGGAGCATTGGTAGAACCTGCAGCTGTTGCTGTATATTCTGTTATGCAAAGCGGACTGAAAATGGGTGAAAGCTGCGCAATTTTCGGAGCTGGTCCTATTGGTCTTTTGTGTCTGCAAGCTGCAATGGCTGCCGGAGCTGGAAAAACTTTTGTTATTGATGTTTCAGAGAAAAGACTTCAGAAAGCAAAAGAACTTGGAGCCGATTACATTATTAACGGTTTAGATACCGATATCCCCGAACAAATCCGCAAAATAACAGGATTGGGTGTAGACCGTGTTATTGATGCTGCAGGTGTACAGTCTACTTTTACTAACGGAATGAAAGCCTTAAGAAATGGTGGAACCAACTTATTGGTGGCTTTATTTGGAAAACCGGTAACCTTTGATGCTTTCGATGCAGTTTGTCTAGAAAAAACAGTGAAAGGCGTCATTGCCTATCGAAATATTTTTCCACAGGTCATTCAGCTTATCGATTCTAAAAAAATGGATGTAGAAAAACTGGTAACACGCAAAATTACCTTAGACAATATCGTAAATGACGGATTTGAAGCTCTGATTAAAGATCCTTCCGAAGTAAAAATCCTTATTGATATAGCCAATAGCTAA
- a CDS encoding YceI family protein: MKKIVLSFVFALVSMFTFAQTTWSVDPMHSSVNFNIKHMGISFVQGRFDKFEGSVVTPGANLDRAQFNFSVNTQSINTGVEMRDKHLKSADFFDAEKFPEMKFEGVSVVVGKNKSYTLKGKLTIKDVTKDISIPVTFGGVAKNQQGKEIAGVQAKFTVNRLDYNIKYDPTGAGIAKDVEVNAYFELVKQ; encoded by the coding sequence ATGAAAAAAATCGTATTAAGTTTTGTTTTTGCTTTAGTAAGCATGTTCACTTTTGCACAAACAACATGGTCTGTAGACCCAATGCACTCTTCTGTTAATTTCAATATCAAACACATGGGTATTAGCTTTGTACAAGGTAGATTCGATAAGTTTGAAGGAAGTGTTGTTACTCCAGGGGCAAATTTAGATCGTGCTCAATTTAACTTTTCTGTAAATACACAATCTATAAACACAGGAGTTGAGATGAGAGATAAGCACTTAAAAAGTGCTGATTTTTTTGACGCAGAAAAATTTCCTGAAATGAAGTTTGAAGGTGTTTCTGTCGTAGTTGGAAAAAATAAGTCTTATACTCTTAAAGGTAAATTAACGATTAAAGATGTTACTAAAGACATCAGCATACCTGTTACTTTTGGTGGTGTTGCTAAAAACCAGCAAGGTAAAGAAATTGCAGGAGTACAGGCAAAATTTACAGTTAATCGTTTAGATTATAACATTAAATACGACCCAACAGGAGCAGGTATTGCAAAAGATGTTGAGGTAAATGCATATTTTGAATTGGTTAAACAATAA